Proteins co-encoded in one Macrobrachium rosenbergii isolate ZJJX-2024 chromosome 54, ASM4041242v1, whole genome shotgun sequence genomic window:
- the LOC136835064 gene encoding uncharacterized protein isoform X8, giving the protein MDHRDPRDIILDRMLDDLKTTVGGEAELISPDVRSDSTLVSSFRSTSRNEGRSSSRGGSRSGSALGGGAGVEDGGHMKHSRREYRSPDSNTHVVTEKYEYDTGDSSKTSHYQKKVIKSTYSTFNSMNAGSLEDPPHLTKGPESPPQPSQPINTKVISASQKVANRLVDALATIGGEEGYVPTVDSSDTDTLGTDTMKTSKTVGSDYSTLGRLRKNINELDSLIDSLDESQQQHNAEPPPPVEVLNSAPPEPTENIGHDVPLVLEASELPPDDDEEIPSHAVTDDPSVVLTLAAAEAHSRTVSSTTQISSHSHTGTTVQQHQVMNRSTAPPNTMANGSLRSTDSSKYDGDDEMIDDSKSGEVRRIVWRNRFEKTYETQDSSKPPVVSIEDEARRRQLLQKQQITSTSTSTSTLSSPPQRGPVSPRLPQLQCAVYWPGMGVPPNVSPGGQSWKEPIPLPTPPQLSPREPGVAYIYTYGNTSGTGVQPLPPLNYVSVPGPSSVPPSEGAPSPTPSQLQGQPIIYHYSYHYTIQPGQPLPDGAPPPPPGMVLPGSPPALQVAPSSQPLPPQPAQPVTTTHLTQTSKPAHPGHPAHPGHPAHPGHPAHPGHPAQPTQPDQPSTVVNYSLHKHTTRTSSSTVNQRDTTTNVIHPGGYPGGVGPGGPGSPHSPGSPHGPSGPHSPAEPYGSISPKDKDGPDSPNYPSKPHGPDYGPGSPNGPTDPGQGHPGSISITINKTTTRTTHHTGYPGEPGRPYSPSDVPPVTSTPYPSRGRSVSPERPPVSNAPQHITYVTNIRSTHSDSLERVRRPRNETLPFPDTSPIKSGGDGKIPRRVDDLMTSFSDSEDGPGNGPTPRGPRRDPADEEPLLPQNNQIAVRAEADAKAVAEATPKRELTKNKAGPPVYYPPGHELFHETMHTMTLKESGRRGKAKWRMERAAGYKESSSHSETKGGMTMVPVCLPLCCGAACVVM; this is encoded by the exons GAGTACATCACGAAACGAAGGGCGGAGTTCTTCGCGCGGAGGGTCAAGAAGCGGAAGCGCCCTTGGCGGAGGAGCAGGAGTGGAGGACGGAGGTCACATGAAGCACTCCAGGAGAGAGTACAGATCTCCCGACAGCAACACTCACGTCGTGACTGAGAAGTACGAGTACGATACGGGAGATTCCAGCAAG ACAAGTCACTACCAGAAGAAAGTGATCAAGTCCACGTATTCCACTTTCAATTCCATGAATGCTGGAAGCCTGGAGGACCCTCCTCACCTCACCAAAGGACCAGAATCCCCTCCCCAGCCCTCACAGCCTATCAACACTAAAG TGATCTCTGCATCCCAGAAAGTTGCAAACAGACTGGTAGATGCCCTGGCCACCATAG GTGGGGAGGAAGGCTATGTTCCAACTGTTGATTCCAGCGACACAGACACACTGGGAACAGATACCATGAAAACATCTAAAACCGTCGGATCCGATTACTCAACGCTTGGCAGGTTGCGGAAGAACATCAATGAACTTGACTCCTTGATCGATTCACTAGATGAATCCCAGCAGCAACACAATGCTGAGCCACCCCCTCCTGTTGAGGTTCTTAATTCTGCACCGCCTGAGCCCACTGAAAACATCGGACACGACGTACCCTTAGTTCTAGAAGCCTCTGAGCTTCCTCCAGATGATGACGAAGAAATCCCCAGTCATGCAGTTACCGATGATCCGTCCGTTGTATTGACTCTGGCTGCCGCTGAAGCCCATTCTCGTACCGTTAGTTCTACGACTCAAATTTCTTCTCATTCTCACACTGGTACCACTGTCCAACAACATCAAGTGATGAACCGTA GCACAGCCCCACCAAACACAATGGCCAATGGATCCCTCAGGTCTACTGACAGCAGTAAATATGA TGGTGACGATGAGATGATTGATGACTCAAAAAGTGGGGAAGTTCGTCGGATTGTTTGGCGCAACAGATTTGAGAAGACTTACGAAACTCAGGATTCTAGCAAGCCACCAGTG GTGAGTATTGAAGATGAAGCGAGACGCCGCCAGTTGCTCCAAAAACAGCAGATCACTTCTACTTCCACCTCCACATCTACCTTGTCCTCTCCTCCACAG CGTGGGCCGGTGTCGCCTCGCCTGCCGCAGCTGCAGTGTGCAGTATATTGGCCTGGCATGGGCGTTCCTCCCAAT GTGTCTCCAGGCGGACAGTCATGGAAAGAACCAATTCCTCTTCCAACTCCACCTCAACTATCTCCCCGGGAACCAGGAGTTGCTTACATCTATACATATGGGAATACTAGTGGAACAGGTGTTCAGCCTCTACCGCCACTCAATTACGTATCAGTTCCCGGACCATCCTCTGTGCCACCGAGTGAAGGTGCACCTTCACCAACTCCATCACAGCTTCAAGGACAGCCAATTATTTACCACTACTCTTATCACTATACTATTCAACCTGGCCAGCCTCTGCCTGATGgagcaccaccaccacccccaggAATGGTTCTACCTGGATCCCCACCAGCTCTTCAGGTAGCACCATCAAGCCAGCCCCTGCCACCACAACCTGCACAGCCTGTGACAACAACACATTTGACCCAGACCAGTAAGCCAGCTCATCCCGGTCACCCAGCTCATCCCGGTCACCCAGCTCATCCCGGTCACCCAGCTCATCCCGGTCACCCAGCTCAACCAACTCAGCCTGATCAGCCGTCAACGGTAGTTAATTACAgcttacataaacacacaactCGAACGAGCTCCTCTACAGTTAACCAGAGAGATACAACAACAAACGTTATTCATCCAGGGGGATACCCTGGGGGTGTTGGGCCCGGTGGGCCAGGTTCTCCACATAGTCCAGGTAGTCCTCACGGGCCAAGTGGCCCTCACAGTCCAGCTGAGCCCTATGGTTCAATCAGTCCAAAGGACAAAGATGGCCCTGACAGTCCAAATTATCCAAGCAAACCTCACGGTCCTGATTATGGTCCAGGTAGTCCTAATGGACCAACAGATCCTGGACAAGGACATCCTGGAAGCATTTCTATCACAATCAATAAAACTACAACTCGAACTACACATCATACAGGTTACCCAGGTGAACCAGGAAGGCCATACAGTCCCAGTGATGTACCTCCAGTCACTTCTACACCTTATCCAAGCAGGGGTCGCTCAGTCTCACCTGAAAGACCTCCAGTGAGTAATGCACCGCAACACATCACATATGTGACCAATATAAGATCAACCCATTCAGACTCCCTAGAACGTGTCAGAAGGCCAAGGAATGAGACTCTTCCTTTCCCAGACACTTCTCCAATAAAGTCAGGCGGTGATGGCAAGATTCCTCGCCGTGTTGATGATCTCATGACTTCCTTCTCAGATTCTGAG GATGGTCCAGGTAATGGGCCTACTCCAAGAGGTCCACGACGTGATCCTGCTGATGAGGAACCACTCCTACCGCAAAACAATCAG ATTGCGGTGAGGGCAGAGGCTGATGCCAAGGCTGTAGCAGAGGCCACTCCAAAGAGGGAACTCACCAAGAATAAAGCTGGACCACCTGTGTACTATCCTCCTGGACATGAGCTCTTCCATGAAACAATGCAC ACAATGACTCTGAAAGAAAGCGGTCGTAGAGGTAAGGCCAAGTGGAGAATGGAACGTGCTGCTGGTTACAAGGAGAGTTCCTCACACTCTGAGACTAAAGGAGGGATGACTATGGTGCCTGTGTGCCTACCTCTGTGCTGTGGTGCTGCCTGTGTTGTCATGTAA
- the LOC136835064 gene encoding uncharacterized protein isoform X9 has product MDHRDPRDIILDRMLDDLKTTVGGEAELISPDVRSDSTLVSSFRSTSRNEGRSSSRGGSRSGSALGGGAGVEDGGHMKHSRREYRSPDSNTHVVTEKYEYDTGDSSKTSHYQKKVIKSTYSTFNSMNAGSLEDPPHLTKGPESPPQPSQPINTKVISASQKVANRLVDALATIGGEEGYVPTVDSSDTDTLGTDTMKTSKTVGSDYSTLGRLRKNINELDSLIDSLDESQQQHNAEPPPPVEVLNSAPPEPTENIGHDVPLVLEASELPPDDDEEIPSHAVTDDPSVVLTLAAAEAHSRTVSSTTQISSHSHTGTTVQQHQVMNRSTAPPNTMANGSLRSTDSSKYDGDDEMIDDSKSGEVRRIVWRNRFEKTYETQDSSKPPVVSIEDEARRRQLLQKQQITSTSTSTSTLSSPPQVSPGGQSWKEPIPLPTPPQLSPREPGVAYIYTYGNTSGTGVQPLPPLNYVSVPGPSSVPPSEGAPSPTPSQLQGQPIIYHYSYHYTIQPGQPLPDGAPPPPPGMVLPGSPPALQVAPSSQPLPPQPAQPVTTTHLTQTSKPAHPGHPAHPGHPAHPGHPAHPGHPAQPTQPDQPSTVVNYSLHKHTTRTSSSTVNQRDTTTNVIHPGGYPGGVGPGGPGSPHSPGSPHGPSGPHSPAEPYGSISPKDKDGPDSPNYPSKPHGPDYGPGSPNGPTDPGQGHPGSISITINKTTTRTTHHTGYPGEPGRPYSPSDVPPVTSTPYPSRGRSVSPERPPVSNAPQHITYVTNIRSTHSDSLERVRRPRNETLPFPDTSPIKSGGDGKIPRRVDDLMTSFSDSEHYIRRSVNEMTLRKHSPIPRKDKDGPGNGPTPRGPRRDPADEEPLLPQNNQIAVRAEADAKAVAEATPKRELTKNKAGPPVYYPPGHELFHETMHTMTLKESGRRGKAKWRMERAAGYKESSSHSETKGGMTMVPVCLPLCCGAACVVM; this is encoded by the exons GAGTACATCACGAAACGAAGGGCGGAGTTCTTCGCGCGGAGGGTCAAGAAGCGGAAGCGCCCTTGGCGGAGGAGCAGGAGTGGAGGACGGAGGTCACATGAAGCACTCCAGGAGAGAGTACAGATCTCCCGACAGCAACACTCACGTCGTGACTGAGAAGTACGAGTACGATACGGGAGATTCCAGCAAG ACAAGTCACTACCAGAAGAAAGTGATCAAGTCCACGTATTCCACTTTCAATTCCATGAATGCTGGAAGCCTGGAGGACCCTCCTCACCTCACCAAAGGACCAGAATCCCCTCCCCAGCCCTCACAGCCTATCAACACTAAAG TGATCTCTGCATCCCAGAAAGTTGCAAACAGACTGGTAGATGCCCTGGCCACCATAG GTGGGGAGGAAGGCTATGTTCCAACTGTTGATTCCAGCGACACAGACACACTGGGAACAGATACCATGAAAACATCTAAAACCGTCGGATCCGATTACTCAACGCTTGGCAGGTTGCGGAAGAACATCAATGAACTTGACTCCTTGATCGATTCACTAGATGAATCCCAGCAGCAACACAATGCTGAGCCACCCCCTCCTGTTGAGGTTCTTAATTCTGCACCGCCTGAGCCCACTGAAAACATCGGACACGACGTACCCTTAGTTCTAGAAGCCTCTGAGCTTCCTCCAGATGATGACGAAGAAATCCCCAGTCATGCAGTTACCGATGATCCGTCCGTTGTATTGACTCTGGCTGCCGCTGAAGCCCATTCTCGTACCGTTAGTTCTACGACTCAAATTTCTTCTCATTCTCACACTGGTACCACTGTCCAACAACATCAAGTGATGAACCGTA GCACAGCCCCACCAAACACAATGGCCAATGGATCCCTCAGGTCTACTGACAGCAGTAAATATGA TGGTGACGATGAGATGATTGATGACTCAAAAAGTGGGGAAGTTCGTCGGATTGTTTGGCGCAACAGATTTGAGAAGACTTACGAAACTCAGGATTCTAGCAAGCCACCAGTG GTGAGTATTGAAGATGAAGCGAGACGCCGCCAGTTGCTCCAAAAACAGCAGATCACTTCTACTTCCACCTCCACATCTACCTTGTCCTCTCCTCCACAG GTGTCTCCAGGCGGACAGTCATGGAAAGAACCAATTCCTCTTCCAACTCCACCTCAACTATCTCCCCGGGAACCAGGAGTTGCTTACATCTATACATATGGGAATACTAGTGGAACAGGTGTTCAGCCTCTACCGCCACTCAATTACGTATCAGTTCCCGGACCATCCTCTGTGCCACCGAGTGAAGGTGCACCTTCACCAACTCCATCACAGCTTCAAGGACAGCCAATTATTTACCACTACTCTTATCACTATACTATTCAACCTGGCCAGCCTCTGCCTGATGgagcaccaccaccacccccaggAATGGTTCTACCTGGATCCCCACCAGCTCTTCAGGTAGCACCATCAAGCCAGCCCCTGCCACCACAACCTGCACAGCCTGTGACAACAACACATTTGACCCAGACCAGTAAGCCAGCTCATCCCGGTCACCCAGCTCATCCCGGTCACCCAGCTCATCCCGGTCACCCAGCTCATCCCGGTCACCCAGCTCAACCAACTCAGCCTGATCAGCCGTCAACGGTAGTTAATTACAgcttacataaacacacaactCGAACGAGCTCCTCTACAGTTAACCAGAGAGATACAACAACAAACGTTATTCATCCAGGGGGATACCCTGGGGGTGTTGGGCCCGGTGGGCCAGGTTCTCCACATAGTCCAGGTAGTCCTCACGGGCCAAGTGGCCCTCACAGTCCAGCTGAGCCCTATGGTTCAATCAGTCCAAAGGACAAAGATGGCCCTGACAGTCCAAATTATCCAAGCAAACCTCACGGTCCTGATTATGGTCCAGGTAGTCCTAATGGACCAACAGATCCTGGACAAGGACATCCTGGAAGCATTTCTATCACAATCAATAAAACTACAACTCGAACTACACATCATACAGGTTACCCAGGTGAACCAGGAAGGCCATACAGTCCCAGTGATGTACCTCCAGTCACTTCTACACCTTATCCAAGCAGGGGTCGCTCAGTCTCACCTGAAAGACCTCCAGTGAGTAATGCACCGCAACACATCACATATGTGACCAATATAAGATCAACCCATTCAGACTCCCTAGAACGTGTCAGAAGGCCAAGGAATGAGACTCTTCCTTTCCCAGACACTTCTCCAATAAAGTCAGGCGGTGATGGCAAGATTCCTCGCCGTGTTGATGATCTCATGACTTCCTTCTCAGATTCTGAG CATTACATTAGGCGCTCTGTGAATGAAATGACCTTAAGAAAACATTCCCCCATTCCAAGGAAAGACAAG GATGGTCCAGGTAATGGGCCTACTCCAAGAGGTCCACGACGTGATCCTGCTGATGAGGAACCACTCCTACCGCAAAACAATCAG ATTGCGGTGAGGGCAGAGGCTGATGCCAAGGCTGTAGCAGAGGCCACTCCAAAGAGGGAACTCACCAAGAATAAAGCTGGACCACCTGTGTACTATCCTCCTGGACATGAGCTCTTCCATGAAACAATGCAC ACAATGACTCTGAAAGAAAGCGGTCGTAGAGGTAAGGCCAAGTGGAGAATGGAACGTGCTGCTGGTTACAAGGAGAGTTCCTCACACTCTGAGACTAAAGGAGGGATGACTATGGTGCCTGTGTGCCTACCTCTGTGCTGTGGTGCTGCCTGTGTTGTCATGTAA
- the LOC136835064 gene encoding uncharacterized protein isoform X18, with translation MTSRVQESPFRETEWDQRLDRMLDDLKTTVGGEAELISPDVRSDSTLVSSFRSTSRNEGRSSSRGGSRSGSALGGGAGVEDGGHMKHSRREYRSPDSNTHVVTEKYEYDTGDSSKTSHYQKKVIKSTYSTFNSMNAGSLEDPPHLTKGPESPPQPSQPINTKGGEEGYVPTVDSSDTDTLGTDTMKTSKTVGSDYSTLGRLRKNINELDSLIDSLDESQQQHNAEPPPPVEVLNSAPPEPTENIGHDVPLVLEASELPPDDDEEIPSHAVTDDPSVVLTLAAAEAHSRTVSSTTQISSHSHTGTTVQQHQVMNRSTAPPNTMANGSLRSTDSSKYDGDDEMIDDSKSGEVRRIVWRNRFEKTYETQDSSKPPVVSIEDEARRRQLLQKQQITSTSTSTSTLSSPPQVSPGGQSWKEPIPLPTPPQLSPREPGVAYIYTYGNTSGTGVQPLPPLNYVSVPGPSSVPPSEGAPSPTPSQLQGQPIIYHYSYHYTIQPGQPLPDGAPPPPPGMVLPGSPPALQVAPSSQPLPPQPAQPVTTTHLTQTSKPAHPGHPAHPGHPAHPGHPAHPGHPAQPTQPDQPSTVVNYSLHKHTTRTSSSTVNQRDTTTNVIHPGGYPGGVGPGGPGSPHSPGSPHGPSGPHSPAEPYGSISPKDKDGPDSPNYPSKPHGPDYGPGSPNGPTDPGQGHPGSISITINKTTTRTTHHTGYPGEPGRPYSPSDVPPVTSTPYPSRGRSVSPERPPVSNAPQHITYVTNIRSTHSDSLERVRRPRNETLPFPDTSPIKSGGDGKIPRRVDDLMTSFSDSEDGPGNGPTPRGPRRDPADEEPLLPQNNQIAVRAEADAKAVAEATPKRELTKNKAGPPVYYPPGHELFHETMHTMTLKESGRRGKAKWRMERAAGYKESSSHSETKGGMTMVPVCLPLCCGAACVVM, from the exons GAGTACATCACGAAACGAAGGGCGGAGTTCTTCGCGCGGAGGGTCAAGAAGCGGAAGCGCCCTTGGCGGAGGAGCAGGAGTGGAGGACGGAGGTCACATGAAGCACTCCAGGAGAGAGTACAGATCTCCCGACAGCAACACTCACGTCGTGACTGAGAAGTACGAGTACGATACGGGAGATTCCAGCAAG ACAAGTCACTACCAGAAGAAAGTGATCAAGTCCACGTATTCCACTTTCAATTCCATGAATGCTGGAAGCCTGGAGGACCCTCCTCACCTCACCAAAGGACCAGAATCCCCTCCCCAGCCCTCACAGCCTATCAACACTAAAG GTGGGGAGGAAGGCTATGTTCCAACTGTTGATTCCAGCGACACAGACACACTGGGAACAGATACCATGAAAACATCTAAAACCGTCGGATCCGATTACTCAACGCTTGGCAGGTTGCGGAAGAACATCAATGAACTTGACTCCTTGATCGATTCACTAGATGAATCCCAGCAGCAACACAATGCTGAGCCACCCCCTCCTGTTGAGGTTCTTAATTCTGCACCGCCTGAGCCCACTGAAAACATCGGACACGACGTACCCTTAGTTCTAGAAGCCTCTGAGCTTCCTCCAGATGATGACGAAGAAATCCCCAGTCATGCAGTTACCGATGATCCGTCCGTTGTATTGACTCTGGCTGCCGCTGAAGCCCATTCTCGTACCGTTAGTTCTACGACTCAAATTTCTTCTCATTCTCACACTGGTACCACTGTCCAACAACATCAAGTGATGAACCGTA GCACAGCCCCACCAAACACAATGGCCAATGGATCCCTCAGGTCTACTGACAGCAGTAAATATGA TGGTGACGATGAGATGATTGATGACTCAAAAAGTGGGGAAGTTCGTCGGATTGTTTGGCGCAACAGATTTGAGAAGACTTACGAAACTCAGGATTCTAGCAAGCCACCAGTG GTGAGTATTGAAGATGAAGCGAGACGCCGCCAGTTGCTCCAAAAACAGCAGATCACTTCTACTTCCACCTCCACATCTACCTTGTCCTCTCCTCCACAG GTGTCTCCAGGCGGACAGTCATGGAAAGAACCAATTCCTCTTCCAACTCCACCTCAACTATCTCCCCGGGAACCAGGAGTTGCTTACATCTATACATATGGGAATACTAGTGGAACAGGTGTTCAGCCTCTACCGCCACTCAATTACGTATCAGTTCCCGGACCATCCTCTGTGCCACCGAGTGAAGGTGCACCTTCACCAACTCCATCACAGCTTCAAGGACAGCCAATTATTTACCACTACTCTTATCACTATACTATTCAACCTGGCCAGCCTCTGCCTGATGgagcaccaccaccacccccaggAATGGTTCTACCTGGATCCCCACCAGCTCTTCAGGTAGCACCATCAAGCCAGCCCCTGCCACCACAACCTGCACAGCCTGTGACAACAACACATTTGACCCAGACCAGTAAGCCAGCTCATCCCGGTCACCCAGCTCATCCCGGTCACCCAGCTCATCCCGGTCACCCAGCTCATCCCGGTCACCCAGCTCAACCAACTCAGCCTGATCAGCCGTCAACGGTAGTTAATTACAgcttacataaacacacaactCGAACGAGCTCCTCTACAGTTAACCAGAGAGATACAACAACAAACGTTATTCATCCAGGGGGATACCCTGGGGGTGTTGGGCCCGGTGGGCCAGGTTCTCCACATAGTCCAGGTAGTCCTCACGGGCCAAGTGGCCCTCACAGTCCAGCTGAGCCCTATGGTTCAATCAGTCCAAAGGACAAAGATGGCCCTGACAGTCCAAATTATCCAAGCAAACCTCACGGTCCTGATTATGGTCCAGGTAGTCCTAATGGACCAACAGATCCTGGACAAGGACATCCTGGAAGCATTTCTATCACAATCAATAAAACTACAACTCGAACTACACATCATACAGGTTACCCAGGTGAACCAGGAAGGCCATACAGTCCCAGTGATGTACCTCCAGTCACTTCTACACCTTATCCAAGCAGGGGTCGCTCAGTCTCACCTGAAAGACCTCCAGTGAGTAATGCACCGCAACACATCACATATGTGACCAATATAAGATCAACCCATTCAGACTCCCTAGAACGTGTCAGAAGGCCAAGGAATGAGACTCTTCCTTTCCCAGACACTTCTCCAATAAAGTCAGGCGGTGATGGCAAGATTCCTCGCCGTGTTGATGATCTCATGACTTCCTTCTCAGATTCTGAG GATGGTCCAGGTAATGGGCCTACTCCAAGAGGTCCACGACGTGATCCTGCTGATGAGGAACCACTCCTACCGCAAAACAATCAG ATTGCGGTGAGGGCAGAGGCTGATGCCAAGGCTGTAGCAGAGGCCACTCCAAAGAGGGAACTCACCAAGAATAAAGCTGGACCACCTGTGTACTATCCTCCTGGACATGAGCTCTTCCATGAAACAATGCAC ACAATGACTCTGAAAGAAAGCGGTCGTAGAGGTAAGGCCAAGTGGAGAATGGAACGTGCTGCTGGTTACAAGGAGAGTTCCTCACACTCTGAGACTAAAGGAGGGATGACTATGGTGCCTGTGTGCCTACCTCTGTGCTGTGGTGCTGCCTGTGTTGTCATGTAA
- the LOC136835064 gene encoding collagen alpha-5(IV) chain-like isoform X25 produces the protein MTSRVQESPFRETEWDQRLDRMLDDLKTTVGGEAELISPDVRSDSTLVSSFRSTSRNEGRSSSRGGSRSGSALGGGAGVEDGGHMKHSRREYRSPDSNTHVVTEKYEYDTGDSSKTSHYQKKVIKSTYSTFNSMNAGSLEDPPHLTKGPESPPQPSQPINTKGITGGHISRYVDVVSAKPYFAGTAPPNTMANGSLRSTDSSKYDGDDEMIDDSKSGEVRRIVWRNRFEKTYETQDSSKPPVVSIEDEARRRQLLQKQQITSTSTSTSTLSSPPQRGPVSPRLPQLQCAVYWPGMGVPPNVSPGGQSWKEPIPLPTPPQLSPREPGVAYIYTYGNTSGTGVQPLPPLNYVSVPGPSSVPPSEGAPSPTPSQLQGQPIIYHYSYHYTIQPGQPLPDGAPPPPPGMVLPGSPPALQVAPSSQPLPPQPAQPVTTTHLTQTSKPAHPGHPAHPGHPAHPGHPAHPGHPAQPTQPDQPSTVVNYSLHKHTTRTSSSTVNQRDTTTNVIHPGGYPGGVGPGGPGSPHSPGSPHGPSGPHSPAEPYGSISPKDKDGPDSPNYPSKPHGPDYGPGSPNGPTDPGQGHPGSISITINKTTTRTTHHTGYPGEPGRPYSPSDVPPVTSTPYPSRGRSVSPERPPVSNAPQHITYVTNIRSTHSDSLERVRRPRNETLPFPDTSPIKSGGDGKIPRRVDDLMTSFSDSEDGPGNGPTPRGPRRDPADEEPLLPQNNQIAVRAEADAKAVAEATPKRELTKNKAGPPVYYPPGHELFHETMHTMTLKESGRRGKAKWRMERAAGYKESSSHSETKGGMTMVPVCLPLCCGAACVVM, from the exons GAGTACATCACGAAACGAAGGGCGGAGTTCTTCGCGCGGAGGGTCAAGAAGCGGAAGCGCCCTTGGCGGAGGAGCAGGAGTGGAGGACGGAGGTCACATGAAGCACTCCAGGAGAGAGTACAGATCTCCCGACAGCAACACTCACGTCGTGACTGAGAAGTACGAGTACGATACGGGAGATTCCAGCAAG ACAAGTCACTACCAGAAGAAAGTGATCAAGTCCACGTATTCCACTTTCAATTCCATGAATGCTGGAAGCCTGGAGGACCCTCCTCACCTCACCAAAGGACCAGAATCCCCTCCCCAGCCCTCACAGCCTATCAACACTAAAG GTATCACCGGCGGTCATATCAGTCGCTATGTGGATGTGGTTAGCGCCAAACCCTACTTCGCAG GCACAGCCCCACCAAACACAATGGCCAATGGATCCCTCAGGTCTACTGACAGCAGTAAATATGA TGGTGACGATGAGATGATTGATGACTCAAAAAGTGGGGAAGTTCGTCGGATTGTTTGGCGCAACAGATTTGAGAAGACTTACGAAACTCAGGATTCTAGCAAGCCACCAGTG GTGAGTATTGAAGATGAAGCGAGACGCCGCCAGTTGCTCCAAAAACAGCAGATCACTTCTACTTCCACCTCCACATCTACCTTGTCCTCTCCTCCACAG CGTGGGCCGGTGTCGCCTCGCCTGCCGCAGCTGCAGTGTGCAGTATATTGGCCTGGCATGGGCGTTCCTCCCAAT GTGTCTCCAGGCGGACAGTCATGGAAAGAACCAATTCCTCTTCCAACTCCACCTCAACTATCTCCCCGGGAACCAGGAGTTGCTTACATCTATACATATGGGAATACTAGTGGAACAGGTGTTCAGCCTCTACCGCCACTCAATTACGTATCAGTTCCCGGACCATCCTCTGTGCCACCGAGTGAAGGTGCACCTTCACCAACTCCATCACAGCTTCAAGGACAGCCAATTATTTACCACTACTCTTATCACTATACTATTCAACCTGGCCAGCCTCTGCCTGATGgagcaccaccaccacccccaggAATGGTTCTACCTGGATCCCCACCAGCTCTTCAGGTAGCACCATCAAGCCAGCCCCTGCCACCACAACCTGCACAGCCTGTGACAACAACACATTTGACCCAGACCAGTAAGCCAGCTCATCCCGGTCACCCAGCTCATCCCGGTCACCCAGCTCATCCCGGTCACCCAGCTCATCCCGGTCACCCAGCTCAACCAACTCAGCCTGATCAGCCGTCAACGGTAGTTAATTACAgcttacataaacacacaactCGAACGAGCTCCTCTACAGTTAACCAGAGAGATACAACAACAAACGTTATTCATCCAGGGGGATACCCTGGGGGTGTTGGGCCCGGTGGGCCAGGTTCTCCACATAGTCCAGGTAGTCCTCACGGGCCAAGTGGCCCTCACAGTCCAGCTGAGCCCTATGGTTCAATCAGTCCAAAGGACAAAGATGGCCCTGACAGTCCAAATTATCCAAGCAAACCTCACGGTCCTGATTATGGTCCAGGTAGTCCTAATGGACCAACAGATCCTGGACAAGGACATCCTGGAAGCATTTCTATCACAATCAATAAAACTACAACTCGAACTACACATCATACAGGTTACCCAGGTGAACCAGGAAGGCCATACAGTCCCAGTGATGTACCTCCAGTCACTTCTACACCTTATCCAAGCAGGGGTCGCTCAGTCTCACCTGAAAGACCTCCAGTGAGTAATGCACCGCAACACATCACATATGTGACCAATATAAGATCAACCCATTCAGACTCCCTAGAACGTGTCAGAAGGCCAAGGAATGAGACTCTTCCTTTCCCAGACACTTCTCCAATAAAGTCAGGCGGTGATGGCAAGATTCCTCGCCGTGTTGATGATCTCATGACTTCCTTCTCAGATTCTGAG GATGGTCCAGGTAATGGGCCTACTCCAAGAGGTCCACGACGTGATCCTGCTGATGAGGAACCACTCCTACCGCAAAACAATCAG ATTGCGGTGAGGGCAGAGGCTGATGCCAAGGCTGTAGCAGAGGCCACTCCAAAGAGGGAACTCACCAAGAATAAAGCTGGACCACCTGTGTACTATCCTCCTGGACATGAGCTCTTCCATGAAACAATGCAC ACAATGACTCTGAAAGAAAGCGGTCGTAGAGGTAAGGCCAAGTGGAGAATGGAACGTGCTGCTGGTTACAAGGAGAGTTCCTCACACTCTGAGACTAAAGGAGGGATGACTATGGTGCCTGTGTGCCTACCTCTGTGCTGTGGTGCTGCCTGTGTTGTCATGTAA